The following nucleotide sequence is from Candidatus Zixiibacteriota bacterium.
ATTCACATTCCACGCGGGACGCCGCATGCATTCCACAGTCTCGGCTCTGTCCCGGCCGTGGCCATCGTCGTTTACGCTCCCGGATTCGATCCGAAAGATCGCATACCCCATCCCGATTCGGAGTAGGCCCCGGCGCTCATCTATGATGAATTCGATTCGGATACGGCGGTTGATCAGCATCTTTAGAACAGGATGCGTCTGCGTTCTACTTAACGTGGCCGCCCACACGGCCCAGGCACAGACTCGCGCGCCAGCCCTTCCGGACGCTCAGAAACCGGCCAACCCATCGACATTCACCGTTGCCCGCATGCACTACCAGGGGGGTGGAGACTGGTACTGGGGCGGGTCGGCGATTCCAAACCTGCTGGATTTCATATCCGAGAACACATCCGTTCCGGTCAACATCGAAGAAGTGCGCGTTCGGCCGTCGGAGGACAAGCTGTTTTACTTCCCGTTCGTGTTCGCGACCGGCCACGGCAACATTCGCTTTTCCGACGATGAGATCACGCGGATGCGCCGGTATCTCACCGGCGGCGGGTTTTGGCTCATCAATGATTCTTACGGGATGGACCCGTCCGTCCGACGCGAACTCAAACGCATATTCCCCGACCGCGAATTGGTCGAGTTGCCTTATTCACACGAAATCTACCAGGCACCATATCGCTTCGCATCCGGACCCCCGAAGATTCACGAGCACGACGGCAAGCAGCCACGTGGCTATGCCATCCTCGATGGCGACCGAGTCTGCGTGTTTTATGTGGTGGAATCCGATATCGGCGATGGCTGGGAAGACCCGCATGTCCACGAAGACCCTCCTGACAAGCGTCTGGCTGCCCTTCAGATGGGGACCAACATCGCCATCTACGCCCTGACGCATTAGGGCATCGTAACACATTGTCCGACAATCAGATGGTCCCGGCCATCGGCCCGGCAGCGGGTCGACCGCACCGAAATGGCTCACCCGTCGGTGATTTCCATCACTCGAAAACAATCCCTTCTCAGCGGATTGGTGAAATGTGCGTACAATTCATGTGAACATTCGGTCCGACAGGGCCGTTTACCGCAATAGGATGACACCATCGACCCCGCAGTGAAACGAGGACCACGATGACACCGATGCCCAGCTTGGACACGCTCCGATCACGCATTCGCCGCATGCGCCGTACCGCGGTCACTATGGAATGGCTGACGCACATCAGTTGGATGGTGACCGTCACGGCCGCGGTGTTTGCCGCTGCCGCATTGACCGCAGCGATTGCGGTTCCGCCCTCTCCAGTTCGAGTCGGTGTCGTGTCGCTGTTGGGTCTGGCGCTGCTTCTGATCCTCGCGCTGGCTCTGGCCAAGGCAACGATCTGGTCTCCGCGCGATCAACGTCTTGCGCTGGCGGTGGAACGACGGTATCCCGAACTGCGAAATCGTTTGATCGCGTCTTTGCAGTTGGCCGATCGTGCCCGCTCGAACCCAGAGGGGTACTCTCTGGAATTGGTCGATTTGACCATCCGCCATGCCACTATGATGTCGGAGGCGCTCGATTTCTCGGCAGCGATAGACCGTGCCCGCGCCAAAAGTGCCGCCCGCTTTGCCGGAATTGCGCTGGGGGCCGTTCTGATGCTGGGCATTCTGTTTCCGGGATTGGCACGTCGTTCGTGGGAGGCCTACTCCTCGCCGTTGGCCGACTACTCTCCGGCGATACCATATTCCCTGACGGTCACTCCCGGGACGACCGAAGCCGTCAAGTTCGATGACTTTATCGTCGAGGCGCGGCTCGACGGACTTCAGTTGCCGCGGCGGATTGAAGTGTTCGTGCGCTCCGAGGGGGGCGACTGGCGCGCCAGTGATCCGCAGGCGGCTGTCAGATCTGAGATCGCGCGGGCCGGTCTCCGGAATGAGTCACGCCTGTTTCGCTACATCGTCCCACAAGTCAAACGCGACTTTCAATACTATGTTATAGCCGGCGATCTGACATCGCCGACCTACGAGGTCGTCGCGGTCGACCGTCCGCGCAACACGTCGCTGCGACTGGAGATCATACCGCCCGAATACACGGGGCTGCCGCCGACCGTCATCGACGCCAACGACGGCGCGGTGACTGCGCCCTTCGGCAGCACGGTCGATCTCGGCTTGGAAGCGAACCGTCGCCTGTCGGCGGCGTTGATGGTTTTTCCCGACGGTCAGCGTCATCCGCTGGACGTGCGCGGGCGCACGGCGCAAACGCGGTTTAACGTCGAGAAGAACACCTCATATCATCTCGAGCTGGCCGACGAATCGGGACGCACCAATCCGCACCCGATCGAATACGCCATCGCGGCGATCGTCGATCGTGAACCGTCGGTGGAAATCGTCTGGCCGGGGCACGATGCCGATCTGGACGACAACATGGCCGTCGACCTGAAGATCATCGCCCGCGACGACTACGGATTCTCCGGTCTCACCCTGCACACCCAGTGGATTTCGGAGGGGCGTGAACGCGCGGTCCGCGCGTATGACATCCCCGAGAGCCGCGTGCACGCCGAACGCATCGAGCGCGCCTACTTCTGGGATATGGCGGGCTGGGGTTTGATGCCCGATGATATCGTGCACTATTTCGTCGAGGTTACCGACAACGACCGTCTCACCGGGCCCAAGACTGCCCGCAGCAAGACCTACTCGGTGCGCCTGCCGTCACTTGATGAGATGATGACCGAGTTTGAAGAGAGCTGGGATGAGAATCTCTCGGCGATGGACCGGGTCTTGTCGGGTGAACGCGAGATGGCGCAGCAGATCGAAAAGCTCAGCCGCGAACTCGCGACCGATCAATCGATGGAGTGGGAGCAGCAGCGCAACCTGCAGGATTTGGGCGCGCGCGCCTCCGATCTGGAAAAGCAGCTCGACGACATCACCGCGGAAGTGAAACAGCAGGTCGACGATGCCGCCGAGCGCAAGCTCGTATCGATGGAGATGCTCGCCAAGATGTTGGAAGCGCAGCGTCTTTTTGAAGAGGTCGCCACCGACGAGATGCGCGAGGCGCAGCGCAAGCTGCAGGAAGCGCTCGCGTCGATGGATCCCAAGGACATGGAACGCGCGCTGGCCGACATGCAGATCAGTCAGGAAGAGATGCTGGCGCGGCTGGAACGGACGATCGAATACCTCAAGCGCTTGAAGGCCGAGCAGACAGTCGACTCGTTCGTGAAGCGGATGGAGCAAATGCTCCAGCAGCAGGAATCGCTCAACGAGCAGGCATCATCGACCGAATCCGGGCAGCTTCCCGATTTGGCACCGATGCAGGAGAAGCTGAAATCGCAGTTCGATGCACTCGCAGCCGAGATGGCGGCATCGGAGGAAGCGCTCAATGAGGCGGGACTGGCACCCCCATACGAGATTTCGCAAATGTGCCAGTCGGCGAGCCAGAGCGATGCGCCACAGCACATGCAGAAAACCGCCCAGAACATGCAGCAGAAAGATTCCAAAGGCAGCGAGCAGAGCGGGCAGCAGGCGGCCGCTTCGTTGAGCGAGTTGCTCCAGAAGATGAAGGAAATGCAGAGCAAGATGAATCAGGATCAATTCGCGGAAACCGCCAGGCAGTTGCGCAATGCGCTCGATCAGGTGCTCTACCTGTCCGACAAACAGGAGAGCATGATGGCCGACGCGGAGCAGCTTGATCCGACTTCGCTCTCGCTGCGGGAATTGGCCGCCGAACAGGAAGCGCTGCGTCAGGCGACCCAGCACGTGGCGCGGCAGATGGATGAGATTTCCAAGAGCTCAAGCTGCCTGTCCAACAATGCCGGTCAGGGTTTGCAGAAGGCGATGGGCCAGATGCAGCAGGCGGCGCAGGCGTTGACCGAACGGCAGGGTCCGATTGCCACGCGCGGCCAGCATGAGTCGCTCTTTGATCTAAATCAAGTGGCGCAGGAACTGGTCAACGGGATGGAGAAAAACAATCAACAATGCAACAACCCCGGGCAGTGCAACAATCCCGGCGGCCAGGGCGCCTCGATGGCCCAGATGGAAGGACTGTCGCAACAGCAGGGGCGTCTCAATCAGCAGATGCCGATGCCCGGAGGACAAGGTTCCGGCGGCATGAGCGAGGGCGAACGCGAATTGCTCAAACGGCTCAAGGGGGAGCAGGAAGCGATCCAGCGTGGAGTCGAGGACCTCAATTCGCAGATCGGCGAAGACGAGAGCCAACTCGGACGGCTCGACAAGCTGGCCGAAGAGATGCAAAAAGTCGTCGAAGATATGGAGAACAACGAAGTCTCCGAGGCCACGCGCGACCGTCAGCGCCGCATCTACGCCCGCATGCTCGACTTCCAGCACGCGCTGCAGCAACAGGATTTCAAGGATGAACGGAAGGCCCGTCAGGCGCTGGGCAACTACCGCATGGTCGCTCCCGGCTCACTCGACGCCACCCGCGGCCTCACCGACGAGGAATACGAGCGCCTGCTGACCCGCTATCAGGAAGAGGGCTATCCACCCGAGTACGAGCAGACGATCAAGCAGTACTTCCGCGCGTTGGTTGAAAAACGCGGGAATTGAACGTGTGGATTAGCCGTCAATGAACTGGCGAGCCTTTTTTCGCACGCGTGCCAGCATCTTGGATATAGGCGAGTGATTACTGTAACCAAGCTCCTTCGCGATATCGCCGAGCTTCGTTACACCATTTCTGAGGCAAACGACTACGCGTCTCTCCTTTGGGTTCAGTAGCACAAGAAAATCCTGCCAGAGAAGATTCTCGTGAACTTCGGATTGGGGCCCGTGGACCGGGATTGTGTCGTCAAGTTGAACGAATGTAGGCCTGATCTTCGACCGTTTGCAGTAGAGCTTTCGTTCGAAATCCTCTCGAGCGTATGACCACTTAGCCGAGAAGTCGTCAACAAGCCGATTGCACTTGACAGCATCCAATATAGCCCGCAGGTTCCCCTTCCCGTCTGCCAATTCCACCAATTCACGAAGCACTTCGCGCGCTTCAGCTTCACCGCTCCAAACATTGCCGCCATAGTAGTCCCGCTCAAGGCTGAGTCCTTCGGGCAGAGACGAGTTCACCTTGTACAGAATCCCAGCTTGCTCTTGGCTGACGACTGGTAGTCTGCCCAGTCCGTCGATTCTCCGTGCGATGACCTCATTGAGATACGGCAACCAGAAGTCTATGTTATGCGCCAAAATTCGGATGGGATCCGACTCCGCATAGGCGGAAAGATGGGATTGGCTATTCAGTAGCGGCCACACGATGCGCGCGAACGCCCGTGAAACGCGCTCGTCAAGGTCTCGCGGTAACAGTTGTTCCTGGTCGAACAAGAAGGCGAATGGCCAAGTCCCTTCCCGGAATAGCGGCAGGCCAGCTCGCTTGAGCTCTTGAAGAGGAAGCAGGTGGTAGGCGGGTATGTGCGCGAGGTAGTTGTGCCATGTGCCCTGTGGCAGGAATTGCAAGTCTTTATCAGCCGCTTGCCTGAGCCATCGGAATCGCCGTGAACGGTGCATTCGATACACGCCTCTCGAATACAGATTGTGCCTGAATCTGCCAGCGTTCCAATCTAAATTCCAATTGATGATGAAAACCTCATCGCGGACGGTTTTCACAGGTACATAGACCATCTCGGGCAGTGTTCTCTCACGCTCGCGAAATGCAAATTCTCTGTAAGGCGGGCTCATATAGAATAGGGCCGGGAACCGCTCCGGGCGCGATTCATCCGCGGTCGCAACCCCACTCAGTAACAAATCGTCAGGCATCTCGCTCATGCAGCTCCCTCCCGTCCATTGTCATCAGATTCTCTTCCTAACACACGACATTTCTAGATGGATTTGTTCCGCTTCGATCATCAATCTGCAAGTTACTGGCTAGGAGTGTTTTGACTGGCCACACGTTTTGATATAACTTGGAGGCCGTGCGAATTGATCGTAGGTTATCTGTCAAGACGTGATTGCTCCTAACGCCATCGAACGGCACGGCCTCTCACCGGAAGAATTCGAGAAGATCAAGCTCATCCTCGGGCGCGAGCCGACCTACACCGAGCTCGGTGTCTTCTCGGTCATGTGGTCGGAGCACTGTTCCTATAAGAACTCCATTCTGCTCTTGAAGACTCTCCCGCGGGAGGGCGATTGCATGCTCGCCAAGGCGGGTGAAGAAAACGCCGGCGTGGTCGATTGGGGCGATGGGCTGGCCATCGTCTTTAAGATCGAATCGCACAATCATCCTTCGGCGGTGGAGCCGTACCAAGGCGCCGCAACCGGCGTCGGCGGCATTCTGCGCGACATCTTCACCATGGGCGCTCGTCCAATTGCCGCGCTCGATTCGCTGCGCTTTGGTGATCCGACCAATCCGCGTGTGCGTTATCTGGTCGATGGCGTCGTGCGCGGGGTCGGCGACTACGGCAACTGCTTCGGCGTGCCCACGGTCGGTGGCGAGACTGTATTTGAAGACTCGTACACCGGCAACCCGCTGGTCAATGCCATGGCCATCGGCATCGTGCACACCGACAAGATCGCGCGCGCAGCGGCAGCGGTCGTCGGCGCGCCCGTGTTCATCGTCGGGTCCAAGACCGGCCGCGACGGCATCCACGGCGCGACATTCGCATCTGAAGAATTGTCCGACAAATCCGAGTCGCGCCGCCCCTCGGTGCAGATCGGCGACGCGTTCACCGAGAAGCTGCTATTGGAAGCCACACTGGAAATGATCGATCAGGATTCACTGGTCGGCATCCAGGACATGGGCGCCGCCGGGATTACATGCTCCTGCGCCGAGACCGCCTTTCGCGGCGGACAGGGCATTCACATCGACACGGCGCGCGTGCCGGTGCGCGAAGACGGCATGACGCCATACGAAATCCTGCTGTCGGAATCGCAGGAACGCATGCTGGTGATCGTCAAACCGGGATGCGAAAACAAAGTCGGCGCGATTTTCGCCAAGTGGGGGCTCGATGCCGCGCCGATCGGAACTGTCATTTCAGGCGGACGATTCATCGTCGATCACGATGGCCGACGTGAAGTCGACATCCCGGCCGACGCGCTCTCATTGGGAGGAGGGACTCCGCAGTACAAGCGTGAGGAGAAACGTCCGGCGTACCTCGACGAAAAAGCACGCTTCGATGTCAAAGCTCTGCCGGTCCCGGAACACTTGGGCGATGTTTTCAAACAGATGCTGGCGTCGCCGAATCTCTGCGACAAAACCTGGGTGCACCAGCAGTACGACAGCAGCGTCCGCACCAACACCGTCTTCGGACCGGGAATGGATGCCGCGGTGCTGCGCATTCGTCGCACAAACACCGCGCTGGCGGCAGTGACCGATTGCAACGGGCGCTATTGCCACTTAAATCCGCGCGCGGGCGCCATGATCGCGGTCGCGGAGGCGGCGCGCAATCTCGTCTGCGTTGGCGCGAAGCCGTTGGCGGTGACCAACTGCCTGAACTTCGGCAATCCGTATAAGCCAGAGATGTACTATCAATTTGCCGAGTGTGTGCGTGGCATGGGCGAGGCGTGCCGCGCGTTCGGCACGCCGGTGACCGGTGGCAATGTCAGCTTCTACAACGAAGACCAGCACCGCGCGGTCTACCCGACACCGACCATCGGCAT
It contains:
- a CDS encoding DUF4159 domain-containing protein produces the protein MHYQGGGDWYWGGSAIPNLLDFISENTSVPVNIEEVRVRPSEDKLFYFPFVFATGHGNIRFSDDEITRMRRYLTGGGFWLINDSYGMDPSVRRELKRIFPDRELVELPYSHEIYQAPYRFASGPPKIHEHDGKQPRGYAILDGDRVCVFYVVESDIGDGWEDPHVHEDPPDKRLAALQMGTNIAIYALTH
- a CDS encoding DUF4175 family protein codes for the protein MTPMPSLDTLRSRIRRMRRTAVTMEWLTHISWMVTVTAAVFAAAALTAAIAVPPSPVRVGVVSLLGLALLLILALALAKATIWSPRDQRLALAVERRYPELRNRLIASLQLADRARSNPEGYSLELVDLTIRHATMMSEALDFSAAIDRARAKSAARFAGIALGAVLMLGILFPGLARRSWEAYSSPLADYSPAIPYSLTVTPGTTEAVKFDDFIVEARLDGLQLPRRIEVFVRSEGGDWRASDPQAAVRSEIARAGLRNESRLFRYIVPQVKRDFQYYVIAGDLTSPTYEVVAVDRPRNTSLRLEIIPPEYTGLPPTVIDANDGAVTAPFGSTVDLGLEANRRLSAALMVFPDGQRHPLDVRGRTAQTRFNVEKNTSYHLELADESGRTNPHPIEYAIAAIVDREPSVEIVWPGHDADLDDNMAVDLKIIARDDYGFSGLTLHTQWISEGRERAVRAYDIPESRVHAERIERAYFWDMAGWGLMPDDIVHYFVEVTDNDRLTGPKTARSKTYSVRLPSLDEMMTEFEESWDENLSAMDRVLSGEREMAQQIEKLSRELATDQSMEWEQQRNLQDLGARASDLEKQLDDITAEVKQQVDDAAERKLVSMEMLAKMLEAQRLFEEVATDEMREAQRKLQEALASMDPKDMERALADMQISQEEMLARLERTIEYLKRLKAEQTVDSFVKRMEQMLQQQESLNEQASSTESGQLPDLAPMQEKLKSQFDALAAEMAASEEALNEAGLAPPYEISQMCQSASQSDAPQHMQKTAQNMQQKDSKGSEQSGQQAAASLSELLQKMKEMQSKMNQDQFAETARQLRNALDQVLYLSDKQESMMADAEQLDPTSLSLRELAAEQEALRQATQHVARQMDEISKSSSCLSNNAGQGLQKAMGQMQQAAQALTERQGPIATRGQHESLFDLNQVAQELVNGMEKNNQQCNNPGQCNNPGGQGASMAQMEGLSQQQGRLNQQMPMPGGQGSGGMSEGERELLKRLKGEQEAIQRGVEDLNSQIGEDESQLGRLDKLAEEMQKVVEDMENNEVSEATRDRQRRIYARMLDFQHALQQQDFKDERKARQALGNYRMVAPGSLDATRGLTDEEYERLLTRYQEEGYPPEYEQTIKQYFRALVEKRGN
- a CDS encoding sigma-70 family RNA polymerase sigma factor, with amino-acid sequence MSEMPDDLLLSGVATADESRPERFPALFYMSPPYREFAFRERERTLPEMVYVPVKTVRDEVFIINWNLDWNAGRFRHNLYSRGVYRMHRSRRFRWLRQAADKDLQFLPQGTWHNYLAHIPAYHLLPLQELKRAGLPLFREGTWPFAFLFDQEQLLPRDLDERVSRAFARIVWPLLNSQSHLSAYAESDPIRILAHNIDFWLPYLNEVIARRIDGLGRLPVVSQEQAGILYKVNSSLPEGLSLERDYYGGNVWSGEAEAREVLRELVELADGKGNLRAILDAVKCNRLVDDFSAKWSYAREDFERKLYCKRSKIRPTFVQLDDTIPVHGPQSEVHENLLWQDFLVLLNPKERRVVVCLRNGVTKLGDIAKELGYSNHSPISKMLARVRKKARQFIDG
- the purL gene encoding phosphoribosylformylglycinamidine synthase subunit PurL; this translates as MIAPNAIERHGLSPEEFEKIKLILGREPTYTELGVFSVMWSEHCSYKNSILLLKTLPREGDCMLAKAGEENAGVVDWGDGLAIVFKIESHNHPSAVEPYQGAATGVGGILRDIFTMGARPIAALDSLRFGDPTNPRVRYLVDGVVRGVGDYGNCFGVPTVGGETVFEDSYTGNPLVNAMAIGIVHTDKIARAAAAVVGAPVFIVGSKTGRDGIHGATFASEELSDKSESRRPSVQIGDAFTEKLLLEATLEMIDQDSLVGIQDMGAAGITCSCAETAFRGGQGIHIDTARVPVREDGMTPYEILLSESQERMLVIVKPGCENKVGAIFAKWGLDAAPIGTVISGGRFIVDHDGRREVDIPADALSLGGGTPQYKREEKRPAYLDEKARFDVKALPVPEHLGDVFKQMLASPNLCDKTWVHQQYDSSVRTNTVFGPGMDAAVLRIRRTNTALAAVTDCNGRYCHLNPRAGAMIAVAEAARNLVCVGAKPLAVTNCLNFGNPYKPEMYYQFAECVRGMGEACRAFGTPVTGGNVSFYNEDQHRAVYPTPTIGMIGRIEDLRFVTPGVFQHSGDKIALVGETRDELGASEYLKTIHGTIAGMVPALDLDLEKRAQSFVMRAIREGLVKSAHDCSDGGLAVALFECCIGAEEQLFGLDVTSPGTSLRPDAILFSESQSRIVLSCAPKHADALARLAASESVPFQVIGNVTDTDRFVMRPLLDESMTELRAIHRDTLPRLMDDVRIAAA